From Mycobacterium cookii:
CCTCACCGCTGAACACTTTCGGCATGACCTCGTCCCGCAGTTCCGGCGAGCCGAACTTCGCCACCGAACGCGCCACCATCGCGGTGGTCCCCCAGGTCACCCAGGGCACATGCGCGCGGCGCTTCTCCAGTTCCCAGATGCGACGGCGAACTCGGGGAAACCCGCCTTCGGCCGCGCCCTTCCATTCTTTTTCAAGGTAACCCGCAGCTCCCAGCGCCAAGTGCACGCCTTCGTCGAAGTTGTCACCGGTCTCCCGGTCGCGACGTCGGACGTCGTCCGTAACATGGGTCTGCAGCACATGACGCGCCTCGCCGAGAAATGCCTGATCGTCGTCCGACAACTCGACGCGGGAGAAGTCCACCTATCTGCCCTTTCCTCAACGACTTTCGCGGGTCGCGACGAGCTCGGCGATGTATCGGGCGCTGACGCCCGGGTCGCCGCCCGCCAGCGCCCATCCTCGGGCCCGCACCAGGTATGCGGTCGCCGCGGCTTCGGCAGAGACACCGAGACCGCCTTGCACGTGCACCGCCATCGTCGCGGCTTTCGAGGCCTCTTCGGCCATGAACACAAACGCCGACGGAGCCAACTCCGGACGCTCGTCGGGTTCGTTGTCCAGGAACCATGCGGCACGCCGCGCCAGATTGCGGCCTCCTTGCACGGTGATGGCGATGTTGGCGAGCGGGTGCGAGATGCCCTGCAGCGTCGAGATCGGCACGCCCAATGTGTAGCGGGTTTTCGCGAACTCCGCCGCGATGGTCATGGTCTCTTCAACGAGGCCCGTCAATGCCGCCGCGGTGAGCACTCGCCACTCGTCCAGTGCCGTCTGGTATTGGGCCAAAGCATCGGCGCCGCTTGCCAACACGAGTCGAGTGTCGGCGGCGGCCGGATCGACCCAGGCCATCGGCAGTCGGCCGATGTTGTCGACCTTGGTCGGCCGGGTGTCGAATTTGAGCAGCACCACGTCGTCACCGTCGCGAACGATGATCTGATCGGCGATCGATCCGGTGGGGATGAGCCGGGTCCCGGACACGTTGTCGTGTTGCGGGTCGAACGCCGCGAGCTGTTTGCCGGTCACGACGTCGGGCTCCGCCGATCCGAGACGGGCCAGCAACCGCGCGGCGCAGACGTGGTCGATCCACGGCACGGGTGCCAGCGAGCGACCGATCTCCTCGGCCACTAATGTCAGATCGACCAGCGTCGCCCCGTCTCCCCCAACCGTGTCCGGTAGCGCCATCGTCGACGCGCCCATCCCGCACAGCCGCTCCCACAGGCTCTTGTCGAAGCCGGATTCCTCTGCGGCACGGACGGTCTCGATCGAGCAATGCGTCTTGAAGAAGTCGCGGTAGGCGGCTTGCAGCGCCTGATGGTCCTCGGTCAGGCTGTAGTCGAGTCGGCGAAGTTCATAGCGGTCCATGGTCAGTGCTCCTCCCGACCCTCGAAGAAGAATTGCTGCGCGTTGTTGTAGAGATAGTTGTCCAGGACCTCGGCCGGCAGATCCAGCGCCTGGGCTTCGGGCACGACGCGGCGCATTTTCAAAACCGGCCAGTCGGAGGCGTAGATGATCTTGTCGCGTCCACGCGTGCGCATGTAATGCAGCAGGCTGTCCGGCAGCCGCTTGGGCGACCAGGCCGAGGTCATCAGGCGAAGGTTGGCGTATTTGATCAGCAACCGAATCGCGACGTCCCACCAGGGATCTGCGCCGTGGATCATGCACAGCTTCAGTTCAGGAAAGCGCACGCACACCCGGTCGAGATGGATGGGGTTCTGCACTTCACCGGGGATGGGCGGTCCCGGGATGCCGGTGTTGATGCACAGCGGCAGACCGATCTCGGCGCATTTGGTGTAGAGCGGATAGTAAACTGCATCACTCGGCGGGTACTGTCCGTCGCCCCAGAAGCTCGGTCCCACAACGGCGTAGGCAACCGGAAGATCGTTGACGACAGCGCCGAGTTCGCGCAACGACGGCATCGGTCGCAAGAGGTTGACGCCACCCATGGCGAGCGCAAAGCGGTCCGGCTTGGCCTCGACGAATTTGCGGGCGGTGACCGACGGTTTCGCGAGATTATCCATCAGGATGGCCCTGCGCACACCCTGCTCGTCCATCTCTTCGAGCAGCTCGGACAAGTCGACCGGAGCGAACATCGAATCCGGGCCCTTGAAGTAGTCGTCGCGCACCTTGAGCATCCACGTGGGCTGCTTCTCGGTCTCGCCGAAGTGCACGTTGACGAGGCAATCGATCACGTGTTGGACGTTCATGTCGACATCGGCGCCTTTTCTGTCGCGTGACGTTTCGCCCAGCGGTAGTCGGCCTTGCCGTTGCCCAGGCGATGAACCTGCTCCACGAAGACGTAAACCTTGGGCGCCTTGAACCGGGCCAGGTGCGACGTGCAATGCGTATGCAGCAGTTCGCGATCCACGACGGCTCCTTCGCGCAGTTGTACCAGCGCCACGATTTCCTCACCCCACCGTTCGCTGGGGCGGCCCACCGCCAGCGCGTCGGCGATCGCCGGATGCGCGCGCAAGATCTCTTCGACCTCTTCGACGAACACCTTTTCTCCGCCGGTGTTGACCACCAGCGAATCACGGCCGTAGAGCCGCAGCGTCCCGTCGTCCTCCAGGCTGGCGCGGTCGCCGGAGATCACCACGCGCTTGCCGTCGATCACCGGAAAAGTCTTGCGGGTGGCGTCGGGATCGTTGAGATACCCCAGTGGAATTCGTCCCTCCCTGGCGACCCAGCCGACCTCGTTCTCGCCGGGGATGAGAAAACGACGGTAGTCCTCGGCAAGCACCAGGCCGCCCTCACGCAGAGTGAACGTGTCGGTTCGGCTGTCGCTGCGACTGTGCCCGAATCCCATGTTGCCGGTCTCCGACGACCCGAAACCATTGATCAGGGTGAGCTGTGGCAACAGCTCCAGAAGAGCCGCTTGATATTTCGGATTCGTCGCAGCCCCGCCGGTGCCGATCATCGCCAGCGACGACAGGTCATAGCTGCCCCGTTGCAACTCGGCGACCAGCGGTGCGGCGTAGGCGTCGCCGACCATCGTCATCATCGCCACGCCCTCACGCTCTGCCGTCTCCCACACCGACCGTGGATCGAGTCGCTTGCTGGTGTCGTACAACACCACGGTGAGGCCGGCCATGATCGCAGAGAACGCCGTCCACATGCCGGCGGCGTGCATCAGCGGTGACACGGCGAACCACGGCGATCCGGCTACACGGCTTACCTTGTCGCGGATCTCCTGGGCCGAATCGTGGTCGGCACCGACCATCGACGAGACGTACATGTCGGATTGGCGCCAGAGCACACCCTTGGGCCGACCGGTGGTGCCCCCGGTGCAGATCATCAGCAGATCATCCGGTGACGCGGTCACGTTCTGATCGGTACCCCCCTGTGACAGAGCGTCATCCAGGGACACCGCACCCGGCAGTTCCGGTGCCGTGCTGCCGTCGTCAACCGACAGCAGCAGATCGGCGCTGTCCGGCGGGAGCACGTCGGCGAACTTCGCGCCGAGCGACTTGTGGTAGATGACGGCACGCGGCCGCACATAGTCGAGCAATTCCCGGACTTCGCGCGGCGCATAGTTGTAGTTGACGTTCACCGGAACGGTGCGGGCCTTGAGGCAACCGATGACCATGTCGGCGTAGAGGTCGTTGTGCATGAGCAAGGCGACGCGGTCCTGACCGCATTCCCAGTTCTCTAAGTTCGCCCGTTCCTCGTGAGCCCCGAAGCCGTTGGCCGCGAGATAGTTTGCGAGCCGACGGGTGCGGTCCGAGGTTTCGCGGAACGTACGGCGACGGTCACCGCAGACGGTGACCGCGCGGTCGGGAATGACCTCGGCGATCACATCCAAGACCGCACCTATGGTCCACTCGCTCATGGGTCCGCGCGGCCTTCAGCGCTCACGCGGCCGAGCCGACTTTGACGCCCAAGAGGTCTAACGCATTGTCGCGCATGACCTTCCGGATGTCGGCAGCACTGAAGCCGACCAGTTCCTCGGTGAACGACACCGGGTTCTCCAACCCTTCGCCATGCGGCCAGTCCGATCCGAACAGGATCTTGTCGACACCGATGACCGACGCCAGCTCAGGCAGGTCGTCCTCGTAGTACGGCGCGATCCAGACATTGGTGCGCAGTTGGTCCACCGGATCCACCGGGAAGAGGTTCGGATGGTTGTTGGCCGCTTTCTTCAGCCGTTTGACCAAGCGATGAACGAAGTAGGAGCCGTTCTCGATGCTGACCGCTTTGAGTTGCGGGTGACGGGTGAACACGCCGTGCGCGATCATCGACGCCATCGTGTCGTGGATCGCGCGGTCGTCGACGAGTATCTGATCCAGCGGATTCGAGCCGCCGAAGGCCTCGAATGTGGACTTTCCGCCCCACATTCCGGCGATCTGCAGGTAACCGCTGTCGCTCAGGTGGAAGCCCACCGGAACCCCCGCCTCGGCCAACGCGGCCCACACCGGATCGTGCAGGGGGTCGCCCAACGACCGGGGCTTGAGCACACCCGGCACCGGCGCCGGGCGCACCAATACCAGCTTGGCGCCGCGGGCCAACACGAACTCCAGTTCGTCGAGAGCTTTGGCCGGGTCGGCCAGCGACACGATCGGCGCGGCGATGATCCGGTGGTCGGGCCGGTCGAAACCCCAATCCTCGTCGAGCCACAAGTTGAACGCGTGGATCGACGCCATGGTCGCCTCGACGTCGTGCTTGAGGGCTTCCTCGACGCCGCACGCGAATGTCGGCAACATGAATACCGTTTCGATGCCCTGGGTGTCCATCACGGTGATACGGGCATCGCGGTTCTGGTACTCGGGGTGCTGCTCGAGCCGCTCGACCTTCATCAGCGACGCGGGATCGACACCGTCTGGGATCTCGCCGCGGAACAACAGATCGAGGCAGCCCGGCACGATGATCGGATCGAATGTCGGGTTGGGTACGAACCGGTTCACCCGGTCTCCGATCACCGCCTGGGTGTGCCTGCCGTCGCTGAAGATCTGCACACCGCGCCTGCGGAACTTCTTGTCCAGATGCCGGGTGAACGCGTCCAGCGGCTCGTAGTAGTGATTGTCGACATCGATCGCCTTATAGCCCAGGTTCCCCATGGTGATCCTTTCCGGTACTGCACGATTCGTCGGTGGTGAGCGCCGAGGCACTCAGACCGGGAAAGCTTGGAGCTCGCTTCTCGAGGAAGCTGGTGACGCCTTCGATCACGTCGGGACGCCGCAGCGACTCCTGCAGCAGGGCATCCGATCGTGAACTTGCGTCGGCGATTTCGCGCATTGCGTCGCCGTAGGCCTGCCGTTTGATCACGGCCATCGATGCCGGCGAGCAGTGCTGGGCGATGTCCTCGGCATAGTCCATCGCGCGCTTCATCAGCTGCTCGGGTGGCACGACTTCTTTGACCAGCCCGAGCTCGGCAGCCTCGTCGGCGAGGAAAGTACGCCCGCTCAACAACAGGTCGAGTGCGACACCCCAACCGGTCAGCCGCGGCAGTATCCACGAGACGCCGTATTCCGCGATCAGCCCGCGCCGGGCGAACGACGCCGCGAACTTCGCACCGTCCGCAGCGAATCGGACGTCGCACATCAGCGCCTGGGTGAGACCGATCCCGACGCATGATCCGTTGATGGCCGCTACGACCGGTTTCGACAGCGAGGTCAGGTAGTAGGGCTGACGTTCGCCGACCAGGCTGGCCAGCTTGCGTTCGTCGGTTTTCTCGATCGACTGCGCGACATTGCCCATCGAACCGAGTTGGGCGCCGGCGCAGAATGCCTTGCCGCGACCGGTCAACACGATCACCCGAACGGCCGGGTCGTCTTCGGCGCGGTCCAACCCCGCGTAGAAAGCGGTCGCAATGTCACCGCCCCAGGTGTTGAGCCGGTCCGGCCGGTTGAGGGTCATGATCGCAACACCGCTCGGGGTGACCTCGTAGAGCACCGCGTGGCCCTCTTCTGAGTCGGCGACGAGGTGGTCAGCGGTATTCATGTGTCCCACTCCTCCTCGAGCACAGGCGGCGACTCCGGCGATGCGTGTACGCATACTGTATACCTATCGGTACCGCATTCTGCAATCGTCGTCGGACGCTGTTTTGCGCCGTCCGAGCGGCCAAAATCGTAGGGTTGGGCGAGGCCGGAGCCACCGTTGCGCCGATGCGCCAAAATCCCTACGAGTGAACCGATTTCGCCGGGAAGGCCTGTCCGCGGTAGACGAGTCGAATGCCCGGAGTGTGTCGCGCCGGCGTTCGTCGGTCCGTGCGGCTCGAGCTTCGCTTGCGGGCGCACGTACCAAAAAGCCTACGATAGGTATTACAGTAACAAGCGGCGTGGGCGACACGGCTGCGTAACTGCAGATCAACCGGCAGGTGACGGTAGATTCGAACCCGTCGGCCGCGAAGCGTCGAACGTGATGGAGGTGCCCGCAGTGGCCAAGCAAGCAACCGCGGAGAAGCGTCAGCGGCGTGAACGTGGATCCATCAACCCCGACGACATCATCAGCGGCGCGTTCGAACTCGCGGAGCAGGTCTCGATCGACAACCTGAGCATGCCGTTGCTCGGCAAGCACCTCGGTGTCGGAGTGACGAGCATCTACTGGTACTTCCGCAGAAAGGACGATCTTCTCAACGCGATGACCGATCGGGCGCTGCGCAAGTACGTCTTCGCAACCCCCTACGTGGAGGCCAGCGATTGGCGCGAAACACTGCGCAATCACGCCCGCTCGATGCGAAAAACGTTCATGGGCAACCCAATTCTGTGCGATCTGATTCTGATCAGGTCAGCACTGAGCCCGCGCGCAGCCAAGGTCGGGGTTCAGGAGATCGAAAAAGCCATCGCCGGCCTCGTCGAGGCGGGACTGTCACCGGAAGAGGCCTTCGACACGTACTCCGCAGTCTCGGTACACGTTCGGGGCTCAGTCGTGCTGCATCGCCTCCAGGAGAAAAACCAGGCGACCGAGAACGGTGGGCGCACGATCGAAGACACGATGGTCATCGACGCCAAGACCACCCCGCTGCTGGCACGGATGACGACGAAGGGCCGTCACATCGGCGCCGCCGACGACAACAATTTCGAATACGGCCTGGATTGCATTCTCGACCACGCCACTCGACTGATCGAGCAGGGCTCGAAGTCGACTGGCCATCAACGTAAGTCGACGTCAGCCCGGCCACGCAAGACTTCCCGATAGCTCAGCTCGATGGCGGCTCCGGCACAGTGAAGTGCTCGTCGCGCAGCCGGAAGGCCTCCTTCGTGCCGTGCTGCGCCCGGGTCTTGACGAAGTTGAACTCCCCCGGCGCAAACTGCAGATTCGTGCCGAAAGCGTGAAATAGATAGCTCGCAACCTCTTCGCCCTGGTACGCCTGGCTCTGCTCGACGAGCCGAAATGCCTCCTTGGCGATGACGATACCGTCGGCCGGCATCTTGGCCGCCTTCTCCGCCCAGAATTGCGCCCGGGCCGCTTCGTGGCCGGGATCGCAAGTCTCCGTGAAGATTCCGAGGTGTTCGATCGTGGCGGCCTCGATGATGTCACCCGTCAACAGCAGGCGTCGTGCCAGCACCGGCCCCAGTCGATGGAAGAACATATGCAGGCTGCCCAGCGCGGGTCCCAGGAATCGGGTAGCCGGCATGCCGACCTTGGTATTGCGCGCGATGACGGAAATGTCTGTCATCAGCGCGATCTCGAAGCCACCGCCGAGCGCGTAGCCGCTGATCTCACCCACGGTGACCTTCGGGAAGCCCATCAGGTTGTGGTAGAAGCTGAACGACTTGCGGTCGACCGTGAGCCGTCGGCGCTGACTGGGACGCGTCTTGGCCGGCCCCTCGGGACTGCGCTCGCCGTACCAACCGTAAGCATTGTTCATGTCGGCGCCGGTGCTGAATACGCCATCCGCTCCGCGTAGCATGACGACGGTCAGATCGTCGTCCTCGGCGACATGATCCAGACACCGGGCGACTGCGTCGCGCATCGTCGCATCGTAGGAATTGCGTTGTTTGGGATTGTTTAACGTTATTGTCGCGATCCGCTTTTCCGGATCGATGTGGAAAAGAACGCGATCGTCGCCGCTATCTGAGACCGTCATCTGCCGGACCCCCTCCTGTTGTGTGCCCGCCGTTGGACACCGAGCGCGGAACCAGTCGCGGCCCGACGTCTGACATCAGCTTGGCCTCGATGGTCTGGTTGCCGGCGAAGGCAAGGGTGTTGCGCCGCGCCGCCGCGAGGTGGTCTTGAGCCAGCCGGACCGCCTTGCCGGCGTTGCCGTCGCAGATCGCGTCGAGCAGCCGCTGATGGTCACGCAAGGCCGCTCGCTTTGTCTTGTCCACCATCGGGGCTGGTTCGCCGTGGCCGTTCCAGACCGAGGACTCGTGCGCCGACCAGATCAACTCCAGCGACCCGATCAACAAGATCATCGGCTCGTTGCCGCAACGCGAGACCAAGGTCTCGTGAAACCGGCGGGCGTTCGGCACATACTGCGAATCGTCATCGAATTGGGTTGTCTGCAGATCGATCTCGGCCTGCAGATAGGGGACGACTTCGGTCATCCGGTCATCTCGCGCGGCGCACATCCCCGCGCAGATCGGCTCGAGGTGCAAGAGCGCCTCGCTGACGTCGACCGGCGTGGCGGCCCGAGATTGCAACACCATGCTGATCATGTGCGCGGTCCGCTCGGCCGTCGGGTGCTGGACGACCGCGCCGCCGACGTTACCGCGACGGACCGAGATCAGCCCGTCGGTCTCCAGGATGTGGATCGCCTCGCGCAGCGCCGGCGGGCTGACTCCGAATTCACCGAAAAGGCTTTCCTGCGAGGGAAGAACATCGCCCTCTTTCAGGCGGCCCGACAGAATGTCATCCCGCAGTTTCGACGCCACGATCTCGGCGACGCGCGGTTGGCGGAAGCGCTGCGGTGCCACGTCAGCTCGTCTCGGCTCGTCGCTTGCCCAGACGATGGCCCGTCAACTTCTCGGGGGGCAGTGCCAGCGTCGTGGTTTCGCCGATGCACAGCAGTTCACCGTCGCGCAGTAATCGGGCTGTCGACGCAATCCCACGGTCGACCTCGCTGCGGGAGATCTCGAAACGCAATTCGGTCAGCACCGGCGTCGGACGATGGAAGGTGACCTGCAGCGAACGGGTCTTGCCGGACAGCCCGACAACGCAGTTCTGATGCTGCATCACGCAGTCGAAGAAGACCGCCAGGAAACCACCGTGCACCAGTCCCGGCGGGCCTTCGAAGACAAGTGGGAAGGCGACACTCCCGGACGCGGTTTCGCCATCGATCCGGTCGAAGCGATATTCCGGAAAGCACGGGTTGAACGCGCCGATGTCCGTCGCGTGATCGAGGTAGACACGACAGCTTGCCTCGTCACCGATCCGTGGGGTGCTGTCCGGCGGCACCGCCACGCTGAGTTCGCGCTCCCACGCGCCGATCTGTGCGAGCATCGCGTCGACCGTCGGGTGCGGCTGCTCCAACGACAGCAGCAACGAGCTGAGGCGGCGCATTGCACCGGCCGCCTCGACAATTTGGGGCAGCGGCGCCTCGCCGAACCGCGCCGTGTGGCGTTCGCCCATCCGACCTCTTCCCGACGCCCTGTTCCGTAACGCCGCTTTCCTTGCTAAGTTATACAGTGCAGAACTCGTATTGCCTACTGTAGGGGTATCTGTATCGGCAGGGAAGGGCAGATTCGACAGTGAGTCAGGACGTGGACTCCGCGGCGGTGGACGGCTCGCTCGTCGCGAGCCGCGACGGCGCGATCCTGCGGCTCACGCTCGACCGCCCGTCACACCGTAATGCGCTGAACCACAGCATGATCGAGAGCTTGGTCGCCGAGTTGAGCAGAGCAGCAACCGACGACGCGCTGCGGGTAATCCTCATCCAAGGCGCCGGCGACGATTTCTGCTCGGGCGCTGACTGGGTCGCCACCAACAACAGCAGCGATCAACGGCCCCGCACCGGCGACGTCCTGCGGCGTCTACCCCACGGCGCCCACCGGGTGATCGAGTTGATTCACCACATCCAGTTGCCGGTGGTCTGCAGCGTGCGCGGGTTCGCGGTCGGGCTGGGCTGCAATCTGGCGCTGGTGGCCGACTTCACCGTCGCCGCCGCTGACGCCGAGTTCTGGGAACCCTTCGCCGCGCGTGGATTCAGCCCCGACTCCGGCTCGACCTGGCTACTCCCCCGATTGGTCGGGCTGACCCGAGCCAAGCAGATGCTGTTGCTCGGCGACAAAGTGAGCGCCGTCGACGCGGCCAACTGGGGCCTGATCCATCAGTCCGTCGAGCCGGCCGACTTGGACCGGGCGACCGAGGCGCTATTGATCCGCCTGGCCAACGGACCGACGGTGGCACTGGGACTGGCCAAGCAGGCGATCAACTACGGCCAGCATGCGACGTTGAACCAGTCGATGACGCAGGAGCTCTTCGATGTAGAACTATCTTGCAGGACAAGTGATTTCAAAGAGGGCCTTGCTGCGTTCCGGGAGCGCCGCCCGCCAGAATTTCGCGGCCGATGAATAACAGCAAAGGGGAATCGTGATGTCCGCACCGTCATACGACACCATCAAATACGAAGTCGACGGACACAAGGCCACCATCACCCTGAATCGGCCCGACGCCCTCAACGCGCTGAGCCCTCATATGGTCACCGAGCTGCGCAACGCATATCACGAGGCTGAAAACGACGACGCGGTATGGCTTCTCATCGTCACCGGCACCGGGCGGGCTTTCTGCACCGGCGCTGACGTCAAGGCGATTCCCGGCGACGGCAAGGTGATCAACGAACGCCCGTACCTGTCCAGCTATGAGCAATGGGAGGCGCCGCAAGAGGGCACACCGCCGTTCCGAACGATGGCCAAACCGGTGCTCGCCGCGATCAACGGATTATGTTGTGGCGCTGGCCTCGACTGGGTCACCACCGGCGACATCGTCATCGCGTCCGACAAGGCGACATTCTTCGATCCGCACGTCAGCATCGGACTGGTCGCCGCGCGCGAGCTGGTCCGAGTGGCCCGGGTGCTGCCGCGTTCGATCGCACTGCGGATGGCGCTGATGGGCAAGCACGAACGGCTCAGCGCGCAAAGGGCATACGAGCTCGGCATGATCAGCGAGATCGTCGACCACGACCGCCTGCTGGAGCGCGCCCACGAGATCGCCGACATCGTCAACTCGAATGCGCCGCTTGCCGTACGGGGCACCAGACTGGCCATCCTCAAGGGGTTGGACCTGCCACTGCACGAAGCCGAGATGCTGGCAGAGTCGTTCCGCGAACGGAACCTGCACACCGAGGACTCGCTCGAGGGCCCCAAGGCGTTCGTCGAAAAGCGGCCACCGGAATGGCGGTGTCGATGACTTTCCAGACCATCGAACTCGCGGTGGACAGCGGGGACCGGATTGCCACCATCACATTGAACCGCCCCGATCAACTCAACGCGTTCAACCGAACGATGTGCGAGGAGATGGCGCAGGCGTGGCGACTCGTCAAGGCGGACGACTCCGTCAATGCGATCGTTCTGCGAGCCGCGGGCAGTCGGGCGTTCAGCGCGGGCCTCGACGTCAAGACGCCATACGGTCAGCCCGAAAACATCTGGAATCACGAAGATCCCGGCGAGGCGCTCAGTCCGAAGTGGCAGAAGATGTGGAAGCCGGTGGTGTGCGCCGTGCAAGGCATGTGCACAGCGGGCGCGTTCTACTTCATCAACGAGTCCGATGTCGTCATCTGCTCCACCGACGCCACGTTCTTCGATTCCCATGTATCGGCCGGGCTGGTGTGCGCTCTCGAGCCGGTCGGGTTGATGCGTCGCATCGGCCTGGGTGAATCGCTGCGAATTGCGTTGATGGGCAACGATGAGCGGGTCAGCGCCGAGACGGCACTGCGTATCGGTTTGGTCTCCGAAGTCGTTTCGCCGGAGCGCCTGTGGGGACGCGCGCACGAGATCGCGGCGACCATCGCGGCCAAGCCGCCGTCGGCGACCCAGGGCACGGTGAAGGCAATCTGGGAGTCGTTGGACAAGCCTTACCGCGCCGCGCTGGATCAGGGTCTGATCTATACCCGGCTCGGAAATCCAATCGGCACCGCCGAACTCGCGGCCCGAGGCGGTGGCCGCGCACCGGATCCAAAAATCCGATGACCTCGATGTCCAGGCACCGGCTCAGCCAACGCATCGACCACGTTCTGCGCCTGCAGCCCGAATCACCGGCGCTGGAATACGACCGGCGTTGGGTGTCATGGGGAGAGCTCGACCAATTGGCGACCCGGATCGCGCGGCTCGTCGGTGACAGCCGACCCGAAGTGGGCATCCTGCTCCGCAACCGCCCCGCGCAGGTCGCCTCGTTGCTCGGTGTGCTGCGCTGCGGCGCGACGGTCGTCGTCATCAACCCGGCGCGCGGCGACGAACGCCTCAAGGCGGATCTGAGTGAGCTCGCGCTTCCCCTGATCATCGGCGAGGCGGATGACCTCGCCATGCTCGGCCAGATACCCGACGTGACGACGGTATCCATCGACGGACTAGCTGCCGAGCCAAAGGTGCGCGCAGCCAGGCTTTCTCATTCAGAGCGGCCTGGAGTCGCCGTGCGGATGTTGACCAGCGGCACGACCGGACCGCCCAAGCGGGTGGACCTCAGCTACGACATGCTCGCGCACAGCGTGATGGGGCCCGAGGCTAACAAAGCGTCGGCGCCGACGGAGTTACGCCGCGGCGTTGCGATCGTGAACTCACCGCTCGTCCACATCGGCGGGGTGTTCCGGATCCTGCAGTGTGTCGCCGAGGCGCGACCGTTCGTGTTGCTGGAACGATTCGAACTCGACAGCTGGGCCGCAGCGGTCCGCACCCACCGGCCCCGCGCGGTGTCGCTGGTGCCGACCGCATTGCGGATGGTGCTGCATTCCGAACTGTCTCGTGACGACCTGGCAGGCATCAGGGTCGTGACGTCCGGCACCGCGCCGCTGTCACCGGAGGATTCCGACGCGTTCACTGAGAAATACGGCATCCCGGTGTTGACCTCCTATGCCGCAACAGAATTCGGCGGAGGGGTCGCCGGCTGGACGTTGCCCGATTACCGAGAGCATTGGCACGCCAAACGCGGCAGCGTCGGACGGGCCAATCCGGGTGCGGGCCTGCGCGTGGTCGGTGACGACGGCAATCCGCTGGAAGCCAACCGGATCGGGCTGCTCGAGGTGAAGCCGGCGCAGCTCGGTCCTTCCGCGGGCTGGATGCGCACCACGGACATGGCCCGCATCGACGCCGATGGGTTCCTGTGGATCGTCGGCCGCGC
This genomic window contains:
- a CDS encoding enoyl-CoA hydratase/isomerase family protein, which produces MSAPSYDTIKYEVDGHKATITLNRPDALNALSPHMVTELRNAYHEAENDDAVWLLIVTGTGRAFCTGADVKAIPGDGKVINERPYLSSYEQWEAPQEGTPPFRTMAKPVLAAINGLCCGAGLDWVTTGDIVIASDKATFFDPHVSIGLVAARELVRVARVLPRSIALRMALMGKHERLSAQRAYELGMISEIVDHDRLLERAHEIADIVNSNAPLAVRGTRLAILKGLDLPLHEAEMLAESFRERNLHTEDSLEGPKAFVEKRPPEWRCR
- a CDS encoding class I adenylate-forming enzyme family protein, with the protein product MSRHRLSQRIDHVLRLQPESPALEYDRRWVSWGELDQLATRIARLVGDSRPEVGILLRNRPAQVASLLGVLRCGATVVVINPARGDERLKADLSELALPLIIGEADDLAMLGQIPDVTTVSIDGLAAEPKVRAARLSHSERPGVAVRMLTSGTTGPPKRVDLSYDMLAHSVMGPEANKASAPTELRRGVAIVNSPLVHIGGVFRILQCVAEARPFVLLERFELDSWAAAVRTHRPRAVSLVPTALRMVLHSELSRDDLAGIRVVTSGTAPLSPEDSDAFTEKYGIPVLTSYAATEFGGGVAGWTLPDYREHWHAKRGSVGRANPGAGLRVVGDDGNPLEANRIGLLEVKPAQLGPSAGWMRTTDMARIDADGFLWIVGRADQAIIRGGFKIMPDDVRNALESHPAVAGAAVVGRRDDRLGETPVAMVEVREPTDPPALIDYLRTRLARYEIPTEIVIVPELPRTPSGKPDLSAVRGYFSDSVAAVQGDHA
- a CDS encoding enoyl-CoA hydratase/isomerase family protein encodes the protein MSQDVDSAAVDGSLVASRDGAILRLTLDRPSHRNALNHSMIESLVAELSRAATDDALRVILIQGAGDDFCSGADWVATNNSSDQRPRTGDVLRRLPHGAHRVIELIHHIQLPVVCSVRGFAVGLGCNLALVADFTVAAADAEFWEPFAARGFSPDSGSTWLLPRLVGLTRAKQMLLLGDKVSAVDAANWGLIHQSVEPADLDRATEALLIRLANGPTVALGLAKQAINYGQHATLNQSMTQELFDVELSCRTSDFKEGLAAFRERRPPEFRGR
- a CDS encoding FadR/GntR family transcriptional regulator; amino-acid sequence: MAPQRFRQPRVAEIVASKLRDDILSGRLKEGDVLPSQESLFGEFGVSPPALREAIHILETDGLISVRRGNVGGAVVQHPTAERTAHMISMVLQSRAATPVDVSEALLHLEPICAGMCAARDDRMTEVVPYLQAEIDLQTTQFDDDSQYVPNARRFHETLVSRCGNEPMILLIGSLELIWSAHESSVWNGHGEPAPMVDKTKRAALRDHQRLLDAICDGNAGKAVRLAQDHLAAARRNTLAFAGNQTIEAKLMSDVGPRLVPRSVSNGGHTTGGGPADDGLR
- a CDS encoding PaaI family thioesterase, whose translation is MGERHTARFGEAPLPQIVEAAGAMRRLSSLLLSLEQPHPTVDAMLAQIGAWERELSVAVPPDSTPRIGDEASCRVYLDHATDIGAFNPCFPEYRFDRIDGETASGSVAFPLVFEGPPGLVHGGFLAVFFDCVMQHQNCVVGLSGKTRSLQVTFHRPTPVLTELRFEISRSEVDRGIASTARLLRDGELLCIGETTTLALPPEKLTGHRLGKRRAETS
- a CDS encoding enoyl-CoA hydratase/isomerase family protein is translated as MTFQTIELAVDSGDRIATITLNRPDQLNAFNRTMCEEMAQAWRLVKADDSVNAIVLRAAGSRAFSAGLDVKTPYGQPENIWNHEDPGEALSPKWQKMWKPVVCAVQGMCTAGAFYFINESDVVICSTDATFFDSHVSAGLVCALEPVGLMRRIGLGESLRIALMGNDERVSAETALRIGLVSEVVSPERLWGRAHEIAATIAAKPPSATQGTVKAIWESLDKPYRAALDQGLIYTRLGNPIGTAELAARGGGRAPDPKIR